One Mycolicibacterium goodii genomic region harbors:
- a CDS encoding class I SAM-dependent methyltransferase, with amino-acid sequence MRTDNDHWDITTSVGQTALFVAASRALEARKPHPLAVDPYAEVFCRAAGGDWLDAVEGTDPDHPLQTEFGADFVNFQGARTRFFDEYFRRVADAGVRQVVVLAAGLDSRAYRLSWADGTVVYELDLPKVLEFKRDTLQRHGAVPTAQRREVAIDLRDDWPAALRANGFDPSQSSAWIAEGLLIYLPGAAQEQLFAGIDRLAAPGSFVAIEESAPMPAGAFEVKRAEARASGDPNSFFSLVFNEQCAPGEQWFSARGWTASTTPLNEYLREVGRPVPPPDSEAAQMTGTISLVWAYKG; translated from the coding sequence GTGCGTACGGACAACGATCATTGGGACATCACCACCAGCGTCGGCCAGACGGCGCTGTTCGTCGCGGCCTCAAGGGCTTTGGAGGCGCGCAAGCCGCATCCGCTTGCCGTCGATCCGTACGCCGAGGTGTTCTGCCGGGCGGCCGGTGGCGACTGGCTCGACGCTGTGGAAGGCACCGATCCAGACCACCCGCTGCAGACCGAGTTCGGCGCGGACTTCGTGAACTTCCAGGGTGCCCGGACCAGGTTCTTCGACGAGTACTTCCGAAGGGTCGCCGACGCCGGGGTGCGCCAGGTCGTGGTGCTGGCCGCGGGACTGGACTCGCGGGCCTACCGGCTGTCATGGGCCGACGGCACCGTGGTCTACGAACTCGACCTGCCGAAGGTGCTCGAGTTCAAGCGCGACACCCTGCAACGCCATGGCGCGGTCCCGACCGCGCAGCGCCGCGAGGTGGCGATCGACCTGCGAGATGACTGGCCTGCCGCGCTTCGAGCAAATGGGTTCGACCCGTCGCAGTCCTCGGCGTGGATCGCCGAGGGACTGCTGATCTATCTGCCGGGCGCCGCGCAGGAACAGCTGTTCGCCGGGATCGACCGCCTCGCGGCGCCGGGCAGCTTCGTCGCGATCGAGGAATCGGCGCCCATGCCCGCCGGTGCGTTCGAGGTCAAACGGGCCGAGGCTCGCGCCTCGGGCGACCCGAACTCCTTCTTTTCGCTGGTCTTCAACGAGCAGTGCGCACCGGGGGAGCAGTGGTTCTCCGCGCGTGGGTGGACCGCGTCGACCACGCCGCTGAATGAGTATTTACGTGAGGTCGGCCGCCCTGTCCCGCCCCCTGATTCCGAGGCCGCCCAGATGACGGGCACCATCAGTCTGGTGTGGGCCTACAAGGGGTGA
- a CDS encoding oxygenase MpaB family protein, producing MTLSEPIPYVERGMSESAGPGPRRRKRGATFDDGLMGVALLAGPANVIMQLANPGVGYGVVESRVDSGRTDLHPVKRARTTFTYLAVATRGTEQQKAAFRRAVNKAHAQVYSTESSPVQYNAFDKNLQLWVAACLYKGGVDVFRMFVGDMDEETADRHYRDSVTMGTTLQVPAEMWPKDRAAFDEYWAEQLEKVHIDDTVRAYLYPIAAGRPKATRLPRFIQERLDNIALLITTGFLPQRFRDEMRLPWDEKRQQRFDRLIAVLRTVNNLLPAPVRAFPFNLLLKDLDWRIRTGRPLV from the coding sequence ATGACGCTCAGTGAACCGATCCCGTATGTCGAACGCGGCATGAGTGAATCGGCCGGTCCGGGGCCGCGGCGTCGCAAACGCGGCGCGACCTTCGACGACGGGCTCATGGGTGTCGCGCTCCTTGCCGGGCCTGCGAACGTCATCATGCAGCTGGCCAATCCGGGCGTGGGTTATGGCGTCGTGGAGAGCCGCGTCGACAGCGGCCGCACCGATCTGCACCCGGTGAAGCGCGCCAGGACCACCTTCACGTATCTCGCGGTCGCCACGCGAGGCACCGAACAGCAGAAGGCCGCGTTCCGCCGGGCGGTGAACAAGGCGCACGCACAGGTGTACTCAACCGAGAGCAGCCCGGTGCAGTACAACGCGTTCGACAAGAACCTGCAGTTGTGGGTGGCGGCCTGCCTCTACAAGGGCGGTGTCGACGTGTTTCGGATGTTCGTCGGTGACATGGACGAGGAGACGGCCGACCGCCACTATCGGGACAGTGTCACGATGGGCACCACGCTGCAGGTGCCCGCCGAGATGTGGCCAAAAGACCGGGCGGCGTTCGACGAGTACTGGGCCGAACAGCTCGAGAAGGTGCACATCGATGACACCGTGCGCGCCTACCTGTATCCGATTGCGGCGGGACGCCCCAAGGCCACGAGGCTGCCGCGGTTCATCCAGGAGCGCCTCGACAACATCGCGCTGCTCATCACCACCGGGTTTCTGCCGCAGCGGTTCCGCGACGAGATGCGGCTGCCTTGGGACGAGAAGCGCCAGCAGCGCTTCGACCGGCTCATCGCGGTGCTGCGCACCGTCAACAACCTGCTGCCGGCTCCGGTGCGGGCGTTCCCGTTCAACCTGCTGCTCAAGGATCTGGACTGGCGGATCCGCACCGGTCGTCCGTTGGTCTAG
- the eccB gene encoding type VII secretion protein EccB → MTGPVNPEDRRSFSSRTPVNENPDGVRYRRGFVTRHQVSGWRFVMRRIASGVALHDTRMLVDPLRTQSRAVLTGALILVTGLVGCFIFSLFRPGGVPGNNEILADRSTSALYVRVGEQLHPVLNLTSARLISGSPDNPTLVKTSEIDKFPRGNLLGIPGAPERMVRNAATDADWTVCDSVGGADIGVTVIAGPAGVGGERAVPLEPDHAVLVHSDAEPYPGDWLLWDGKRSPINLADRAVTDALGLGGQIPSPRPIAAGLFNAIPAAPALAAPVIPDAGAAPQFELSQPVPVGAVVVAYDADNTARYYAVLSDGLQPISPVLASILRNTNSHGFAQPPRLGPDEVARTPSSRALDTSAYPNNPVTLVEASADPVTCARWTKPADATESSLSVLSGAALPLPEGLRTVGLVGAGAGGAANRVALAPGTGYFVQTVGAEPGSPTAGSVFWVSDTGVRYGIETAGDDKTLAALGLSTPALPIPWSVLSQFAAGPTLSRGDALVAHDALSTNPNSARMEAAR, encoded by the coding sequence ATGACCGGGCCCGTCAACCCGGAAGACCGGCGCTCGTTCAGTTCACGCACCCCGGTCAACGAGAACCCCGACGGCGTGCGGTACCGCCGCGGGTTCGTCACCCGCCACCAGGTGAGCGGCTGGCGATTCGTCATGCGCCGCATCGCTTCCGGTGTCGCGCTGCACGACACCCGCATGCTCGTAGACCCCCTGCGGACACAGAGCCGGGCCGTGCTCACCGGTGCGCTGATCCTCGTCACGGGCCTCGTCGGCTGCTTCATCTTCTCGTTGTTCCGCCCCGGCGGAGTGCCGGGCAACAACGAGATCCTCGCCGACCGGTCGACTTCGGCGCTGTACGTCCGGGTCGGCGAACAGCTGCACCCGGTGCTCAACCTCACCTCGGCCCGCCTGATCTCCGGCTCGCCGGACAACCCCACGTTGGTCAAGACATCCGAGATCGACAAGTTCCCGCGTGGCAACCTGCTCGGCATTCCCGGCGCGCCGGAGCGGATGGTGCGAAACGCCGCGACCGACGCGGACTGGACGGTGTGCGATTCCGTCGGCGGAGCCGACATCGGCGTGACCGTGATCGCCGGCCCGGCGGGCGTCGGCGGTGAGCGTGCCGTCCCGCTGGAGCCCGATCACGCTGTCCTGGTGCACAGCGACGCCGAACCGTACCCCGGCGATTGGCTGCTGTGGGACGGCAAGCGCAGCCCGATCAACCTCGCCGACCGCGCCGTGACCGACGCGCTCGGTCTCGGCGGTCAGATCCCGTCGCCGCGGCCCATCGCGGCCGGGCTGTTCAACGCGATACCCGCCGCACCTGCGCTCGCCGCGCCGGTGATCCCCGATGCCGGTGCCGCACCGCAGTTCGAGCTGTCGCAGCCGGTGCCGGTCGGCGCCGTCGTGGTGGCCTACGACGCCGACAACACCGCTCGCTACTACGCGGTGCTCTCCGATGGGCTGCAGCCGATTTCGCCCGTGCTGGCGTCGATCCTGCGCAATACCAACTCGCACGGCTTCGCCCAACCGCCGCGGCTGGGTCCCGACGAGGTTGCCCGCACGCCGTCCTCGCGCGCCCTGGACACGTCGGCCTACCCCAACAACCCGGTGACCCTCGTCGAGGCCTCGGCCGATCCGGTGACGTGCGCGCGTTGGACCAAACCGGCCGATGCCACCGAGAGTTCCCTGTCGGTGCTCTCGGGTGCGGCGCTGCCGCTGCCCGAAGGCCTGCGCACCGTCGGCCTGGTCGGTGCTGGCGCGGGCGGCGCCGCCAACCGCGTCGCGCTGGCACCGGGCACCGGATACTTCGTGCAGACGGTAGGAGCCGAACCGGGCTCACCGACCGCAGGTTCGGTGTTCTGGGTGAGCGATACCGGGGTGCGCTACGGCATCGAAACCGCCGGTGATGACAAAACGCTCGCGGCACTGGGCCTTTCCACGCCGGCGCTGCCGATCCCGTGGTCGGTGCTGTCGCAGTTCGCGGCCGGGCCCACCCTGTCCCGCGGTGACGCGCTCGTCGCGCATGACGCCCTGTCGACCAACCCGAACTCTGCGCGTATGGAGGCCGCCCGATGA
- the eccA gene encoding type VII secretion AAA-ATPase EccA: MVSRFATCCRALGLTVNDRQRPADLEAARAGFAGLTHLAHDQCDAWIGLAAAGEVTPTVVDAVWRTVATAGVLQREIGLAAGELGFTYDTGLYLQFRATEPDDFQLAYAARLYESGEFADADQLVGEVITRRPEFFDAKWLQVAINHRAQRWSDVVRLLTPVVTLPSLDDVTSHAVRTTLGIALARLGMLAPAMSYLEEPSGPIEVAAVDGTLAKALTLRGQGEDDEATEVLQDLFAAHPENAQVEEALLDTSFGLVTTTSARIEARSNPWDPETEPSEAEFVDPGAKERKAHLLLEAEAELAEFIGLEEVKFQVARLKSSVAMSIRRQERGLAVAQRTNHLVFAGPPGTGKTTIARVVAKIYCGLGLLKKETVREVHRADLIGQHIGETEAKTNAIIDSALDGVLFLDEAYALVSTGAKNDFGLVAIDTLLARMENDRDRLVVIVAGYRKDLDMFLDTNEGLRSRFTRSIDFPSYSSSELVEIAERMAEKRDSTFEKAAHDEMERLFGYLAEATTPDANGVPRRSLDIAGNGRFVRNLVERSEEEREYRLDHSDQDDFTDEEMMTITAGDVQRSAAPLLRGLGLTVPA, encoded by the coding sequence GTGGTCAGTCGTTTTGCCACCTGCTGTCGTGCGCTCGGCCTGACGGTCAACGATCGCCAGCGACCCGCCGACCTCGAGGCCGCCCGCGCCGGTTTCGCCGGTCTGACGCACCTGGCACACGACCAGTGCGACGCCTGGATCGGGTTGGCGGCCGCCGGTGAGGTGACCCCGACGGTCGTCGACGCGGTGTGGCGCACCGTGGCCACCGCAGGCGTGCTGCAGCGCGAGATCGGCCTCGCGGCCGGAGAGCTGGGCTTCACCTACGACACCGGGCTGTATCTGCAATTCCGGGCCACCGAGCCGGACGACTTCCAACTTGCTTATGCGGCAAGGCTTTACGAGTCCGGTGAGTTCGCCGACGCCGACCAGCTGGTCGGCGAGGTCATCACGCGTCGCCCGGAATTCTTCGACGCGAAATGGCTGCAGGTCGCGATCAACCATCGCGCCCAGCGCTGGTCGGACGTCGTGCGGCTGCTCACCCCGGTGGTCACCCTGCCGTCGCTGGACGACGTGACGTCGCACGCCGTGCGCACCACCCTGGGCATCGCCCTGGCCCGGCTCGGGATGCTCGCACCCGCGATGTCGTACCTGGAGGAGCCGTCCGGACCGATCGAGGTGGCCGCCGTCGACGGCACGCTGGCCAAGGCCCTCACCCTGCGTGGTCAGGGCGAGGACGACGAGGCCACCGAGGTGCTGCAGGACCTGTTCGCCGCACACCCCGAGAACGCGCAGGTCGAAGAGGCCCTGCTGGACACGTCATTCGGGCTCGTCACCACCACGTCCGCGCGTATCGAGGCCCGCTCGAACCCGTGGGATCCCGAGACCGAGCCCAGTGAGGCGGAGTTCGTCGACCCGGGCGCCAAGGAACGCAAGGCCCACCTGCTGCTCGAGGCCGAAGCCGAACTCGCCGAGTTCATCGGCCTGGAAGAAGTGAAATTTCAGGTCGCGCGACTCAAGAGCTCGGTGGCCATGTCCATCCGGCGTCAGGAACGCGGACTGGCCGTCGCGCAGCGCACCAACCACCTGGTGTTCGCCGGGCCACCCGGCACCGGCAAGACCACGATCGCACGCGTCGTCGCCAAGATCTATTGCGGCCTCGGGCTTCTCAAGAAGGAGACGGTCCGCGAGGTGCACCGCGCCGACCTGATCGGCCAACACATCGGTGAGACGGAAGCCAAGACCAACGCGATCATCGACAGCGCGCTCGACGGTGTGCTGTTCCTCGACGAGGCCTACGCGCTGGTGTCCACGGGCGCCAAGAACGATTTCGGTCTGGTCGCCATCGACACGCTGCTGGCCCGCATGGAGAACGACCGTGACCGCCTCGTGGTGATCGTCGCGGGTTACCGCAAGGACCTCGACATGTTCCTCGACACCAACGAGGGTCTGCGCTCGCGCTTCACGCGCAGCATCGACTTCCCGTCGTACTCGTCGTCCGAACTCGTCGAGATCGCCGAGCGGATGGCCGAGAAGCGCGACAGCACGTTCGAGAAGGCCGCGCACGACGAGATGGAGCGGTTGTTCGGCTACCTGGCGGAGGCCACCACGCCCGACGCCAACGGTGTGCCGCGCCGCAGCCTCGACATCGCCGGTAACGGCCGCTTCGTCCGCAACCTGGTCGAACGCTCGGAGGAGGAGCGCGAATACCGCCTCGACCATTCCGACCAAGACGATTTCACCGACGAGGAAATGATGACGATCACCGCCGGTGACGTTCAGAGATCGGCCGCCCCGCTGCTGCGCGGCCTCGGATTGACGGTGCCGGCATGA